In Montipora foliosa isolate CH-2021 chromosome 13, ASM3666993v2, whole genome shotgun sequence, one DNA window encodes the following:
- the LOC137982945 gene encoding DNA-directed RNA polymerase I subunit RPA12-like, which produces MASKEAFECDPDFCPNCGSILPLPGLEEVVSCSLCSFKKDTSDYEGIEIHSRKVFNVPKERTSHAKTEESVGPMVDRKCLNCGHEGMTYVTRQTRSADEGQTVFYGCPKCKFQETEYS; this is translated from the exons atggcgtccaaagaAGCCTTCGAGTGTGATCCAGATTTCTGTCCGAACTGTGGCTCCATCCTTCCTCTGCCTGGTTTAGAGGAGGTGGTGTCTTGCAGCCTTTGCAGTTTTAAGAAGGATACGTCTG ATTACGAAGGGATAGAAATTCACTCAAGAAAGGTCTTCAATGTTCCAAAGGAAAGAACAAGCCATGCAAAAACTGAGGAGTCAGTAGGACCCATG GTTGATAGAAAATGTCTAAACTGTGGCCATGAGGGTATGACATACGTCACAAGGCAAACAAGATCAGCAGACGAAGGCCAAACAGTGTTTTACGGCTGTCCAAAGTGCAA ATTTCAAGAAACTGAGTATTCATAG